In Streptomyces qaidamensis, one DNA window encodes the following:
- a CDS encoding L,D-transpeptidase family protein — MGRAFVAGLVVVAALSGCTVQTPEGEGKRRSPVRIELPSGTPSPGRTPAGDGGGTDPAPRPADDKPRAAPVPPRVLWSRGDTGRDVRELQARLRQVAWLFEGPTGTYGEQTERAVSGFQGKRGLPRTGKTDAVTWQRLLRMTREPGRWDLYLMGGQRADPPDARCRAGRVLCIDKTSRTLRWMVDGRTVSTMAVRFGSQGTPTREGVFSVYWKSRDHVSTLYDSPMPYAMFFSGGQAVHFSADFAARGYAGASHGCVNVRDEAAIAQLYAQVRNGDKVVVSW; from the coding sequence ATGGGGAGAGCGTTCGTAGCGGGACTCGTTGTGGTGGCCGCGCTGTCCGGCTGCACGGTGCAGACCCCCGAGGGCGAGGGGAAGCGCCGCTCGCCGGTGCGCATCGAGCTGCCCAGCGGCACCCCGTCCCCGGGCCGCACACCCGCCGGTGACGGCGGCGGGACTGACCCGGCACCGCGGCCGGCCGACGACAAGCCCCGTGCCGCCCCCGTCCCGCCCCGCGTGCTGTGGTCCCGCGGCGACACCGGCCGGGACGTCCGGGAGCTGCAAGCCCGGCTGCGGCAGGTCGCCTGGCTGTTCGAGGGGCCGACCGGGACGTACGGCGAACAGACGGAGCGGGCGGTCAGCGGCTTCCAGGGCAAGCGCGGGCTGCCGCGCACCGGGAAGACCGACGCCGTCACCTGGCAGCGGCTGCTGCGCATGACGCGCGAGCCGGGCCGGTGGGACCTGTATCTGATGGGCGGCCAGCGGGCCGACCCGCCGGACGCGCGCTGCCGGGCCGGCCGGGTGCTCTGCATCGACAAGACCAGCAGGACGCTGCGCTGGATGGTCGACGGGCGGACCGTGTCGACGATGGCGGTCCGCTTCGGCTCGCAGGGCACGCCCACCCGGGAGGGCGTCTTCTCCGTCTACTGGAAGTCCCGCGACCACGTCTCGACGCTCTACGACTCGCCCATGCCCTACGCGATGTTCTTCAGCGGCGGCCAAGCCGTGCACTTCTCGGCGGACTTCGCCGCACGGGGCTACGCGGGCGCCTCGCACGGCTGCGTCAACGTACGGGACGAGGCGGCGATCGCACAGCTGTACGCGCAGGTCCGCAACGGCGACAAGGTCGTCGTGTCCTGGTGA
- a CDS encoding RNA polymerase sigma factor, translating into MLGDDAELTAAVRAAQDGDEDAFRTVYRTVHPRLLGYVRTLVGDPDAEDVTSEAWLQIARDLERFTGDADRFRGWAARIARNRALDHIRMRGRRPAIGGDETELTGRAAESDTAGEAIEALATDGAFSLISRLPQDQAEAVVLRVVVGLDAKTAAETLGKRPGAVRTAAHRGLKRLAELLGDDPQADPESAGVLDALPPQREPRGGAVTSAGVTRSVARTQKDV; encoded by the coding sequence GTGCTGGGGGACGACGCGGAGCTGACCGCCGCGGTGCGCGCGGCACAGGACGGAGACGAAGACGCGTTCCGGACTGTGTACCGCACCGTTCACCCGCGGCTGCTCGGGTACGTACGGACGCTCGTCGGCGACCCCGACGCCGAGGACGTGACATCCGAGGCGTGGCTCCAGATAGCCCGCGATCTGGAGCGGTTCACCGGCGACGCGGACCGGTTCCGCGGCTGGGCCGCCCGGATCGCCCGCAACCGTGCCCTGGACCACATACGCATGCGCGGGCGCCGGCCCGCGATCGGTGGTGACGAGACCGAGCTGACCGGCCGGGCCGCCGAGTCGGACACCGCCGGTGAGGCCATCGAGGCGCTCGCCACCGACGGCGCCTTCTCCCTGATCTCCCGGCTGCCGCAGGACCAGGCCGAGGCGGTCGTCCTGCGCGTGGTGGTGGGGCTGGACGCGAAGACCGCCGCCGAGACGCTCGGCAAGCGTCCGGGCGCGGTCCGCACGGCGGCGCACCGGGGTCTGAAGCGGCTCGCCGAACTGCTCGGCGACGACCCGCAGGCCGATCCGGAATCGGCCGGGGTGCTCGACGCGCTGCCGCCCCAGCGAGAACCGCGCGGCGGTGCCGTGACGTCCGCAGGTGTGACGCGTAGCGTTGCGCGGACGCAGAAGGATGTGTGA
- a CDS encoding N-acylneuraminate cytidylyltransferase, with amino-acid sequence MSQPEAGRGASVRRVLAVIPARGGSKGVPAKNLLPVGGVPLVARAVRECRAARLVTDVVVSTDDQAIAAAAREAGAEVVLRPTAIAGDTATSEAAVLHAMDAHEALHGAPVDVVLLVQCTSPFIVREDIDGVAGAIAGNGADTAVTVAPFHGFIWRDAEDEAAAGSVAESDAEAGGGYGVNHDKSFRPRRQDRPQDLLETGAAYAMEATGFRKHQHRFFGRTELVRTDPARVLEIDDPHDLARARALAPLFDADRPGALPTADDIDAVVLDFDGTQTDDRVLVDSDGREFVSVHRGDGLGIAALRNSGLKMLILSTEQNPVVAARARKLKLPVLHGIDRKDLALKQWCEEQGIAPERVLYVGNDVNDLPCFALVGWPVAVASAHDVVRGAARAVTTVPGGDGAIREIASWILGPSLDSLTK; translated from the coding sequence ATGTCCCAACCGGAAGCGGGCCGAGGTGCCTCCGTGCGCCGCGTGCTCGCGGTGATCCCCGCACGCGGCGGCTCCAAGGGCGTCCCCGCCAAGAACCTCCTCCCCGTCGGTGGCGTCCCGCTGGTGGCCCGGGCGGTGCGCGAGTGCCGGGCCGCCCGGCTGGTGACCGACGTCGTCGTCTCCACCGACGACCAGGCCATCGCCGCCGCCGCCCGTGAGGCCGGCGCCGAGGTCGTGCTGCGTCCCACCGCCATCGCCGGCGACACGGCCACCTCCGAGGCCGCCGTCCTGCACGCCATGGACGCCCACGAGGCCCTGCACGGGGCGCCGGTGGACGTGGTCCTGCTCGTGCAGTGCACCAGCCCGTTCATCGTCCGCGAGGACATCGACGGGGTCGCCGGCGCGATCGCCGGGAACGGCGCCGACACCGCCGTCACCGTCGCGCCCTTCCACGGGTTCATCTGGCGGGACGCCGAGGACGAGGCGGCGGCCGGCTCCGTCGCGGAGAGCGACGCCGAGGCCGGCGGCGGCTACGGCGTCAACCACGACAAGTCCTTCCGGCCCCGCCGCCAGGACCGCCCGCAGGACCTGCTGGAGACCGGCGCCGCCTACGCCATGGAGGCGACCGGCTTCCGCAAGCACCAGCACCGCTTCTTCGGCCGCACCGAGCTGGTCCGCACGGACCCCGCGCGCGTGCTGGAGATCGACGACCCGCACGACCTCGCCCGCGCCCGGGCCCTCGCCCCGCTCTTCGACGCGGACCGGCCCGGCGCGCTCCCGACCGCCGACGACATCGACGCGGTCGTCCTCGACTTCGACGGCACCCAGACCGACGACCGGGTGCTCGTCGACTCCGACGGACGGGAGTTCGTCTCCGTGCACCGCGGGGACGGACTCGGCATCGCGGCCCTCCGCAACAGCGGCCTGAAGATGCTGATCCTGTCCACGGAACAGAACCCTGTGGTCGCCGCCCGGGCCCGGAAGCTCAAGCTCCCGGTGCTGCACGGCATCGACCGCAAGGACCTCGCGCTGAAGCAGTGGTGCGAGGAGCAGGGCATCGCGCCGGAGCGCGTGCTCTACGTCGGCAACGACGTCAATGACCTCCCGTGCTTCGCCCTCGTGGGCTGGCCCGTGGCGGTCGCGAGCGCCCACGACGTCGTGCGCGGCGCCGCACGCGCGGTCACCACCGTCCCCGGTGGCGACGGCGCGATCCGAGAGATCGCCAGCTGGATCCTCGGCCCCTCTCTCGATTCCCTCACCAAGTAA
- a CDS encoding class I SAM-dependent methyltransferase, producing MTNATATDKHPGELADVPGWFPPLDQTLFTWFLDRQKKAGIKGDLLELGVYMGKSAILLGHHLQDGEQFTVCDLFEGDAPDEANKAESSKSYASLTQQAFERNYLSFHDSLPTVITGPSSLVDEKVAPDSCRFIHIDASHLYEHVYGDIGAAHDILLPEGVVVLDDFRSEHTPGVAVAAWEAVLNRGLRPICLSTQKLYATWGDPEPLQEELLEMLRQRSDVGLSLQEAAGHRLIRTRSRGMKPPPFPPSRHYVEPVATPAPAPQVAESRAAHPAGPAPSRARRLAKDLLPPVITRAVRRARAKRS from the coding sequence ATGACCAACGCAACCGCGACCGACAAGCACCCCGGTGAACTCGCCGATGTCCCGGGCTGGTTCCCGCCGCTGGACCAGACGCTGTTCACCTGGTTCCTCGACCGGCAGAAGAAGGCAGGCATAAAGGGCGACCTGCTGGAACTCGGCGTCTACATGGGCAAGAGCGCGATCCTCCTCGGCCACCACCTCCAGGACGGCGAACAGTTCACCGTCTGCGACCTGTTCGAGGGCGACGCCCCGGACGAGGCCAACAAGGCGGAGTCCTCGAAGTCGTACGCCTCCCTCACCCAGCAGGCGTTCGAGCGGAACTACCTCTCCTTCCACGACAGCCTGCCGACGGTGATCACCGGCCCCAGCTCCCTGGTCGACGAGAAGGTGGCCCCGGACTCCTGCCGCTTCATCCACATCGACGCCTCGCACCTGTACGAGCACGTGTACGGCGACATCGGCGCGGCCCACGACATCCTGCTGCCCGAGGGTGTCGTGGTCCTGGACGACTTCCGGTCCGAGCACACCCCGGGTGTCGCGGTCGCCGCCTGGGAGGCCGTCCTCAACCGGGGTCTGCGCCCGATCTGTCTCAGCACGCAGAAGCTGTACGCCACCTGGGGCGATCCGGAACCGCTCCAGGAGGAACTGCTGGAGATGTTGCGGCAGCGCTCGGACGTCGGGCTGAGCCTGCAGGAGGCGGCCGGGCACCGGCTGATCCGGACCCGCTCGCGGGGCATGAAGCCGCCGCCTTTCCCGCCCTCACGGCACTACGTGGAGCCCGTGGCCACGCCGGCCCCCGCGCCGCAGGTCGCCGAGTCGCGGGCGGCGCACCCGGCCGGGCCCGCCCCCTCCCGGGCCCGTCGGCTCGCCAAGGACCTGCTGCCGCCCGTGATCACCCGGGCCGTGCGCCGGGCCCGCGCGAAACGGTCCTGA
- a CDS encoding glycosyltransferase family 2 protein, with the protein MPKLSVIVPFYNVQQYAPDTLRSLRLNADRDFEFILVDDHSKDETPAILERAAEDLSDVAQVRYIRHEQNGGLATARNTGLDAAQGEYLTFLDGDDWLAPGYFAELVSAMDDLGCDFVRTDHVQATARARSVSRVPIGRRWEVFSPREAILPAHRSTSVDYAYAWAGAYHRRLVDKGLLHFTDGLRTAEDRPWIWKLHREAESFAVVSLLGVFYRRGVASSLTQIGDVRQLDFIRAFDQVIEETAADRDADLLLPKAVRTYCAIIAHHLSNEDRFEPAVARQLRSMSAAAIKRMPQDALADALEAMDMDRSSKLRRLRRRVTTTGAAA; encoded by the coding sequence GTGCCTAAGCTTTCCGTGATCGTGCCGTTCTACAACGTGCAGCAATATGCCCCGGACACCCTCAGAAGCCTTCGGTTGAACGCCGACCGCGATTTCGAGTTCATCTTGGTCGACGACCATTCGAAGGACGAAACTCCGGCCATTCTCGAACGAGCGGCCGAGGACCTTTCGGATGTCGCCCAGGTGCGGTACATCCGCCACGAGCAGAACGGTGGGCTCGCCACCGCCCGCAACACCGGCCTGGACGCGGCGCAGGGCGAGTACCTGACGTTCCTGGACGGTGACGACTGGCTGGCCCCCGGCTACTTCGCCGAACTGGTGTCCGCGATGGACGACTTGGGGTGCGACTTCGTGCGCACCGACCATGTGCAGGCCACCGCCCGGGCCCGTTCCGTGAGCAGGGTGCCCATCGGCCGGCGGTGGGAGGTGTTCAGCCCGCGCGAGGCGATCCTGCCCGCCCACCGCTCGACCTCGGTGGACTACGCCTACGCCTGGGCCGGCGCCTACCACCGCCGCCTGGTGGACAAGGGCCTGCTCCACTTCACCGACGGGCTGCGCACGGCCGAGGACCGGCCGTGGATCTGGAAGCTGCACCGCGAGGCGGAGTCGTTCGCCGTGGTGAGTCTGCTGGGCGTGTTCTACCGGCGCGGGGTCGCCTCGTCCCTGACGCAGATCGGCGACGTCCGCCAGCTCGACTTCATCCGCGCCTTCGACCAGGTGATCGAGGAGACGGCCGCGGACCGCGACGCCGACCTGCTGCTGCCCAAGGCGGTACGCACCTACTGCGCGATCATCGCCCACCACCTCTCCAACGAAGACAGGTTCGAACCGGCCGTGGCCAGGCAGCTGCGGTCGATGAGCGCGGCGGCCATCAAGCGCATGCCGCAGGACGCGCTCGCCGACGCACTGGAGGCCATGGACATGGACCGCTCGTCCAAACTGCGGCGGCTGCGGCGCCGGGTCACCACGACGGGAGCGGCCGCCTGA
- a CDS encoding acyltransferase family protein, whose protein sequence is MTETVVSPRKPQPGVAVLVDPPGATTVPRRRRDSGGRLRALDGLRLVAALMVALYHYGGRGGEVAEAWGTSPRDQFPTLHSLFAYGCLGVQVFFVISGFVICMSGWGRPLKSFFASRASRLLPAYWVAVLIVTAVFALPVVAYKAVSPSDALVNLTMLQMPLGVDRVLGVCWTLWAEVRFYALFALCVVLPGANRRRVIMFCAGWTLAAVIAENANMPLLDIVLMPEYAPFFIGGVGLYLVHRDRRDVYGWAVVGVSWLIGQHYAVQGLWHAPDPEAFSYRSSFGIIAVVTFGFVAVAAIALGLLGRVNWRWLTVAGALTYPFYLVHEHLGWVVIHALHRTLGLASGVTFALTVASMLLLAWLLNKYVEKPLTPRLRAALTKTR, encoded by the coding sequence GTGACCGAGACGGTCGTCAGCCCCCGCAAGCCCCAGCCCGGCGTCGCCGTGCTGGTCGACCCACCGGGCGCCACGACCGTCCCACGGCGCAGAAGGGATTCCGGTGGCCGGCTGCGCGCCCTCGACGGACTGCGGCTGGTGGCCGCGCTGATGGTGGCGCTGTACCACTACGGCGGGCGCGGCGGTGAGGTCGCCGAGGCCTGGGGCACCTCGCCCAGGGACCAGTTCCCGACCCTGCACTCGCTGTTCGCCTACGGCTGCCTCGGCGTCCAGGTCTTCTTCGTGATCAGCGGGTTCGTGATCTGCATGAGCGGCTGGGGCCGTCCCCTGAAGTCGTTCTTCGCCTCCCGCGCCTCCCGGCTGCTGCCCGCCTACTGGGTGGCGGTGCTCATCGTCACCGCGGTGTTCGCGCTGCCGGTGGTGGCCTACAAGGCCGTCTCGCCCAGCGACGCCCTGGTCAACCTGACCATGCTGCAGATGCCGCTGGGCGTGGACAGGGTGCTCGGGGTGTGCTGGACCCTGTGGGCGGAGGTCCGCTTCTACGCCCTCTTCGCCCTGTGCGTCGTGCTGCCCGGAGCGAACCGCCGCCGGGTGATCATGTTCTGCGCGGGCTGGACGCTGGCTGCGGTGATCGCCGAGAACGCGAACATGCCGCTGCTCGACATCGTCCTGATGCCCGAGTACGCGCCCTTCTTCATCGGCGGTGTCGGCCTCTACCTCGTACACCGCGACCGGCGGGACGTCTACGGGTGGGCCGTCGTCGGCGTCAGCTGGCTGATCGGCCAGCACTACGCGGTTCAGGGGCTGTGGCACGCGCCCGACCCGGAGGCCTTCTCCTACCGCTCCTCGTTCGGGATCATCGCCGTCGTGACGTTCGGCTTCGTGGCGGTCGCCGCGATCGCGCTGGGCCTGCTGGGCCGCGTGAACTGGCGGTGGCTGACGGTCGCGGGGGCGCTGACGTACCCCTTCTACCTGGTCCACGAGCACCTCGGCTGGGTGGTGATCCACGCCCTGCACCGCACTCTGGGGCTGGCGTCCGGGGTGACCTTCGCGCTGACGGTGGCGTCAATGCTGCTGCTGGCGTGGTTGCTGAACAAGTATGTGGAGAAGCCGCTGACGCCCCGGCTGCGGGCGGCCCTGACGAAGACCCGCTGA
- a CDS encoding acyl-CoA mutase large subunit family protein → MARESESGLPIEPVYGPQALEGWDPAEKLGEPGEFPYTRGVYPSMYTGRPWTMRQYAGFGTAAESNARYRQLIAHGTTGLSVAFDLPTQMGHDSDAPIAHGEVGKVGVAIDSVEDMRVLFGGIPLDRVSTSMTINAPAALLLLLYQLVAEEQGVAADQLTGTIQNDVLKEYIARGTYIFPPKPSLRLIADIFRYCRAEIPKWNTISISGYHMAEAGASPAQEIAFTLADGIEYVRTAVAAGMDVDDFAPRLSFFFVARTTILEEVAKFRAARRIWARVMREEFGARNPKSLMLRFHTQTAGVQLTAQQPEVNLVRVAVQGLAAVLGGTQSLHTNSFDEAIALPTDRSARLALRTQQVLAHETDVTATVDPFAGSYVVEKMTDDLEAAAVALMDRVEELGGAVDAIEHGFQKNEIERNAYRIAQETDSGERVVVGVNRFRLDEEEPYEPLRVDPAIEARQAERLAHLRAERDQPAVDAALAALKKAAEGDDNVLYPMKEALRARATVGEVCNALRGVWGAYVPSDAF, encoded by the coding sequence ATGGCGCGTGAGTCGGAGTCCGGACTGCCCATCGAGCCGGTCTACGGGCCGCAGGCCCTTGAGGGCTGGGATCCGGCGGAGAAGCTGGGGGAGCCGGGGGAGTTCCCGTACACCCGCGGTGTGTACCCGTCGATGTACACGGGCCGTCCGTGGACGATGCGCCAGTACGCGGGGTTCGGTACGGCCGCGGAGTCCAACGCCCGTTACCGGCAGCTGATCGCGCACGGTACGACGGGTCTGTCGGTCGCCTTCGACCTGCCCACCCAGATGGGCCACGACTCCGACGCCCCGATCGCGCACGGCGAGGTCGGCAAGGTGGGTGTGGCCATCGACTCGGTCGAGGACATGCGGGTGCTGTTCGGCGGGATTCCGCTGGACCGGGTTTCGACGTCGATGACGATCAACGCCCCGGCGGCCCTCCTGCTGCTCCTGTATCAGCTGGTCGCGGAGGAGCAGGGTGTCGCCGCGGATCAGCTGACGGGCACGATCCAGAACGACGTGCTGAAGGAGTACATCGCCCGGGGGACCTACATCTTCCCGCCGAAGCCGTCGCTGCGGCTGATCGCGGACATCTTCCGGTACTGCCGGGCCGAGATCCCGAAGTGGAACACCATTTCGATCTCCGGCTATCACATGGCCGAGGCGGGGGCCTCGCCCGCGCAGGAGATCGCCTTCACCCTGGCCGACGGCATCGAGTACGTGCGCACCGCCGTGGCCGCCGGCATGGACGTGGACGATTTCGCCCCGCGGCTGTCGTTCTTCTTCGTGGCGCGGACCACGATCCTGGAGGAGGTCGCGAAGTTCCGTGCCGCGCGGCGGATCTGGGCGCGGGTGATGCGTGAGGAGTTCGGGGCGCGGAATCCGAAGTCGCTGATGCTGCGGTTCCACACCCAGACGGCCGGGGTGCAGCTGACGGCCCAGCAGCCCGAGGTGAACCTGGTCCGGGTCGCCGTGCAGGGCTTGGCCGCGGTGCTGGGCGGGACGCAGTCGTTGCACACCAACTCCTTCGACGAGGCCATCGCCCTGCCCACCGACAGGTCGGCACGGCTCGCTCTGCGCACCCAGCAGGTCCTGGCCCACGAAACCGACGTGACCGCGACCGTCGATCCCTTCGCCGGGTCCTACGTCGTCGAGAAGATGACCGACGACCTCGAAGCCGCGGCCGTGGCGCTGATGGACAGGGTCGAGGAACTCGGCGGCGCCGTCGACGCCATCGAACACGGCTTCCAGAAGAACGAGATCGAGCGCAACGCCTACCGCATCGCCCAGGAAACCGACTCCGGGGAACGGGTCGTCGTCGGCGTCAACCGCTTCCGGCTCGACGAGGAAGAGCCCTACGAGCCGCTGCGCGTCGACCCCGCCATCGAGGCCCGGCAGGCCGAACGCCTGGCGCACCTGCGCGCGGAGCGCGACCAGCCGGCCGTGGACGCGGCCCTGGCGGCGCTGAAGAAGGCCGCCGAGGGCGACGACAACGTCCTCTACCCCATGAAGGAGGCCCTGCGCGCTCGCGCCACCGTCGGCGAGGTCTGCAACGCACTGCGCGGGGTGTGGGGGGCGTACGTCCCGTCGGACGCCTTCTGA
- the leuE gene encoding leucine efflux protein LeuE: MFGVIDLPTYLAGLVLIVLLPGPNSLYVLSVAARRGVRAGYRAAAGVWCGDAVLMTLSAAGVASLLQGNAVLFAVVKYAGAGYLTWLAVGMLRAAWGMWRARGERTAGDGAPAPAGERPFRRAFVVSLFNPKAILFFVAFFVQFVDPAYAYPALSFVVLGVLAQLASVLYLSALIFGGTRLAAAFRSRRRLSAGATSAAGALFLGFAVKLTLAGP, from the coding sequence ATGTTCGGCGTCATTGATCTGCCCACCTATCTGGCGGGCCTCGTCCTGATCGTCCTGCTGCCCGGCCCCAACTCGCTGTACGTGCTGTCCGTGGCCGCCCGCCGTGGCGTGCGCGCCGGGTACCGAGCCGCCGCCGGCGTCTGGTGCGGGGACGCGGTGCTGATGACGCTGTCCGCGGCGGGAGTCGCCTCGCTGCTCCAGGGGAACGCCGTGCTGTTCGCCGTGGTCAAGTACGCGGGGGCCGGATATCTGACCTGGTTGGCCGTCGGCATGCTGCGGGCCGCGTGGGGCATGTGGCGGGCCCGAGGGGAGCGGACCGCCGGTGACGGGGCGCCCGCGCCGGCCGGGGAGCGGCCCTTCCGCCGTGCCTTCGTCGTCAGCCTGTTCAATCCCAAGGCGATCCTCTTCTTCGTCGCCTTCTTCGTGCAGTTCGTGGATCCGGCGTACGCCTACCCCGCCCTGTCCTTCGTCGTCCTCGGCGTCCTCGCGCAGCTCGCCAGCGTGCTCTACCTCAGCGCGCTGATCTTCGGCGGCACCAGGCTGGCCGCCGCCTTCCGCAGCCGCAGGCGCCTGTCGGCGGGGGCGACCTCGGCAGCGGGTGCCCTGTTCCTGGGCTTCGCCGTGAAGCTGACGCTGGCGGGTCCGTAG
- a CDS encoding DUF6716 putative glycosyltransferase yields the protein MPTSTPKRPRIAVLADSDTRWKWGALTADRIAPGPSMETAPREGAQARPRLDGFLLRGRATPTPRQLEEVGVRADSLREVTAVEFLRAMAEESYDLLVLSLVGGGVQAMLHGLKHAWQDRTARPVVVTGYVGVVYEKLADGLLLRHGADLVLANSRQDADRFRAVYEGVGADASAVTEVALPFLGGAPYEGEHDPCTVVFAAQPSVPESRKDRTYLLNRLVQHARRHPEREVLLKLRSKPGEHTTHIEELPYQKLVQRLDPPANFRLVYGNMGEVLDRTDLLVTVSSTAALESLHRRIPTVVLTDLGIRESLGNHHFVGSGCLASWDQLDAGHRPVPDEEWVSRQGVAADGSYDSAFDAARGRIAGLLDRPGGLPPLAPYYTPVTAPGYLPGILARHHLGPDGAPLPGAPAADKDPGPVRQIVRRAARGAYRHGVQRVAPVIRRMGEL from the coding sequence GTGCCAACAAGTACACCGAAGCGCCCGCGAATCGCGGTCCTTGCGGACTCCGACACCCGATGGAAATGGGGTGCGCTGACCGCGGACCGCATCGCCCCGGGACCGTCCATGGAAACCGCACCCCGGGAGGGCGCGCAAGCCCGCCCCCGCCTCGACGGATTCCTGCTGCGCGGCCGGGCGACGCCCACCCCGCGCCAGCTGGAGGAAGTGGGCGTGCGCGCCGACTCACTGCGGGAGGTCACCGCCGTCGAGTTCCTGCGCGCCATGGCCGAGGAGTCCTACGACCTCCTGGTCCTCTCCCTGGTGGGAGGCGGTGTGCAGGCGATGCTGCACGGCCTGAAGCACGCCTGGCAGGACCGCACCGCGCGGCCCGTCGTCGTCACCGGCTACGTCGGCGTCGTCTACGAGAAGCTCGCGGACGGCCTGCTGCTGCGGCACGGAGCGGACCTCGTCCTCGCCAACTCCCGCCAGGACGCGGACCGTTTCCGGGCCGTGTACGAAGGGGTCGGCGCGGACGCCTCGGCGGTGACCGAGGTGGCCCTACCCTTCCTCGGCGGCGCGCCGTACGAAGGTGAGCACGACCCCTGCACGGTCGTCTTCGCCGCCCAGCCCTCCGTCCCGGAGAGCCGCAAGGACCGTACGTACCTGCTGAACCGGCTGGTGCAGCACGCCCGCCGGCACCCCGAGCGCGAGGTGCTGCTGAAGCTGCGCTCCAAGCCTGGCGAACACACCACCCACATCGAGGAGTTGCCGTACCAGAAGCTGGTGCAGCGCCTCGATCCGCCCGCCAACTTCCGCCTGGTGTACGGCAACATGGGCGAGGTCCTGGACCGGACCGACCTGCTGGTGACGGTCAGCTCCACGGCCGCCCTGGAGTCCCTGCACCGCCGGATCCCCACGGTCGTACTGACCGACCTCGGCATCCGCGAGTCCCTCGGCAACCACCACTTCGTGGGCTCCGGCTGCCTCGCCTCCTGGGACCAGCTCGACGCCGGGCACCGGCCCGTGCCCGATGAGGAGTGGGTCTCCCGCCAGGGCGTCGCCGCGGACGGCTCCTACGACTCCGCCTTCGACGCGGCCCGGGGGCGCATCGCCGGGCTGCTCGACCGGCCCGGCGGCCTGCCCCCGCTGGCCCCGTACTACACCCCCGTCACCGCGCCCGGCTATCTGCCCGGGATCCTCGCCCGCCACCACCTCGGCCCGGACGGCGCCCCGCTGCCCGGCGCACCCGCCGCCGACAAGGACCCCGGACCGGTCCGGCAGATCGTGCGCCGGGCGGCGCGCGGCGCCTACCGGCACGGCGTGCAGCGCGTGGCGCCCGTCATCCGGCGGATGGGCGAGCTGTGA
- a CDS encoding alpha-2,8-polysialyltransferase family protein: protein MPGTTQIFCASTLYGVATLAAAIDSDLFEEPDRRVLLVFNNATTPETTPALDEMPGFAPLREHFDEVLSWNEAIRPFHPGAWAPRSDDIPLFERYLRLLWGLGDDRVSLALESIQVTPALTLAQLFTDAPIDVYADGLMSYGPTRNKLDPLVGTRVRRLLHLDLVPGLTPVLLTEFGVPAHLVPTSAFLKVLGEVTETVPELPDVPGDSALLLGQYLSALNILSPEEEEDLHVRMMRGAVARGHRTVVFKPHPTAPARYSRALETEAEKLGVDLTVLDTPVLAEVLFDRARPALVVGCFSTALFTASAFYDLPAARIGTELLLERLTPYQNSNRLPATLADALLPDLDSGTDGDLLPAERLSALVTALAFTMQPQIYPDLRPQAEQFLARHLGPRTRRYFKKRRLTALGLPGGIPQRLAFLPRNSTARRVVRRARALRKAVRR, encoded by the coding sequence ATGCCCGGGACCACTCAGATCTTCTGCGCCTCGACGCTGTACGGCGTCGCCACCCTGGCCGCCGCGATCGACTCGGACCTCTTCGAGGAGCCGGACCGCCGGGTGCTGCTGGTGTTCAACAACGCCACGACCCCGGAGACCACTCCGGCCCTCGACGAGATGCCGGGGTTCGCCCCGCTGCGCGAGCACTTCGACGAGGTGCTGTCCTGGAACGAGGCCATCCGCCCCTTCCACCCCGGGGCCTGGGCGCCGCGCTCCGACGACATCCCCCTCTTCGAGCGCTACCTGCGGCTGTTGTGGGGCCTCGGCGACGACCGGGTGAGCCTGGCGCTGGAGTCGATCCAGGTGACACCCGCCCTGACGCTGGCCCAGCTGTTCACCGACGCGCCCATCGACGTCTACGCCGACGGACTGATGAGCTACGGCCCCACACGCAACAAGCTCGACCCGCTGGTCGGCACGCGTGTGCGGCGGCTGCTGCACCTGGATCTGGTGCCGGGGCTCACGCCGGTGCTGCTCACCGAGTTCGGCGTGCCGGCGCACCTGGTGCCGACGTCCGCGTTCCTGAAGGTGCTCGGCGAGGTCACCGAGACGGTGCCCGAACTGCCGGACGTGCCGGGCGACTCGGCGCTGCTGCTCGGCCAGTACCTGTCCGCGCTGAACATCCTCTCCCCCGAGGAGGAAGAGGACCTGCACGTGCGGATGATGCGGGGCGCGGTCGCCCGCGGCCACCGCACGGTCGTCTTCAAGCCGCACCCGACCGCACCGGCCCGTTACAGCCGTGCCCTGGAGACCGAGGCCGAGAAGCTCGGCGTGGACCTCACGGTCCTGGACACGCCGGTGCTCGCCGAGGTGCTGTTCGACCGGGCCCGGCCCGCGCTGGTCGTCGGCTGCTTCTCGACCGCGCTGTTCACGGCCTCGGCGTTCTACGACCTGCCGGCCGCGCGCATCGGCACGGAGCTGCTGCTGGAGCGGCTGACGCCGTATCAGAACAGCAACCGGCTCCCGGCCACCCTGGCGGACGCGTTGCTGCCCGACCTGGACAGCGGCACGGACGGTGACCTCCTGCCGGCCGAGCGGCTGTCCGCCCTCGTCACGGCCCTCGCGTTCACCATGCAGCCGCAGATCTACCCGGACCTGCGCCCGCAGGCCGAGCAGTTCCTCGCCCGGCATCTCGGGCCGCGCACCCGGCGCTACTTCAAGAAGCGCCGTCTGACCGCGCTCGGACTGCCCGGCGGCATCCCGCAGCGGCTGGCGTTCCTGCCGCGCAATTCCACGGCGCGCCGGGTGGTCCGGCGGGCCAGGGCCCTGCGCAAGGCGGTACGCCGCTGA